CAACTGGAAGTCATCTAACAAGCGGGCGACTTCGCGACCGGCAAGGTCGTAAATGGCAAGACTGGTCCGGCCGGGCTGATCGAGGCGATAGGAAAGCGTGGTCGAATTGTTGAACGGATTAGGCGACGCTCCGGCAAAGCCGAATTGTTCCGGCGAAACGATCTTGCGTTCGCCGGGGACTGCATTTACTTCGAGGCGGAGATTGATCGGAATGTCGAACATCTCTCCTTCGGCGTTGTGCGTGAAGATGATCTGCCCGCGGTGCATTCCGGAAGGGAAGTTTCGCGGTTTTAGCCAGAGTGAAAAGACCTGTGTATCCTCCGGGTCAAGCGAACCCCGACTCGGATCGAGGATCATCCACGAGGTGTTGGCTGCAAACTGCCACTGGTCGATGCGGTCGCTGCCGCTGTTGCGCGGGATGTTGGCAACCGTAAAGAAGACAACGCTATAGATATCGAGGCCGCCGCTGATCCAGGCTCCAAGATAGTCACCACCTTCGAGGGGTAGAGGCGCAATTCGGACGGTGTCGCTGTCGCCGACGATCGGGTCGTAGCGGTAGATGAGTGCCGGAGGGGTCGCAGGGCGGTGCATTAGATAGAGACCGCGATTCTCAGGCCCGGGCCAGTAAGACAATCCATAAACACGCATGCCCCGAGAGCGCACCCCCAAGATTTGGTTTCCTTCGCGGTCGTAGGCGAAGAGGTGCGATGTCGAAGTGCTGCCGGTTACATAGATGACCTCGCTCAAGACGTCGAAGGCGATGGCTCCAACGGGGTTGAACGGCGTATCCCATTCGAAGAGAACCTCACCCTGCAGATTGAAACCATAGACGCGGCGGCCCTGCGAGCCCCAGATCAGTGAGAATACAGGATCCCATGTGATGTCAACCATGCCGTTGACGGAGTTGCCCGGTTGGTAAATGCTATCCACCAGATTGCCGGCGAGATTGATCTTGTAGATGAGGTGCATTGAGTCGCGTCCGGCCTTGCCTGCGACATAGTAGAACGAATCCGCCAGAACAACACCCTGCAGCCGGTCATCAGGGATTCTCTGTCCGGCATTTATCGAAGCACGGAAAGTCCAGGGATCGCGGTCGGCGGCTCCTGTCAAGCGGGTTTGAGCCTGCCACTCAAGCGGGCCATTGCCGGTGTTCTGAAGTGTGAAGCCGACTTCCACAGAGTCGCCAATGAAGATTGTCTCATCGACACTGTTGCGGGATGGTGTAAATTCCGGGTGTAGCAATTGAACATTATATTCGTCGGTGGCATCTTCAGTCAGGTCGTGGCCGGTCTCAAGGGAGTCGAGAAAGCCTGGCGCCGAAAACCGGATCCAGTATTGGCCAATGGGATGCTCGATGATAAGGAAGGCGCCGCGATTGTCGGTTAGCACGGTGCGATAGCGAGAGGTGGTCACGGTGGCAGCGGCAATGCCTCGACCGGACGCAAGGTCGCGCACGAAGCCGGTGATGGTCCCGATGCGCCGGAAGAGACTGGTGCTGAAGTGGAAACCAATATCCGCGACACCGGCATCGTTCTGAAAGCCAGGATCGGTGAACATCGTATCGACGCCGAGGGCATCGGCCTGACCGCTTCCGGCATCGACGCAGGGGCTATCTTCCTGATTGAGATAGAAGAAGTTCCAACCACGTTGGGGGCCCCGTTCCGGCTCGCGGCCTTCGACGAATTCGGGATTGTCTTCAATGTTGCCCTGGCCGACGGTGATTGTGCCGATCCGGTTGTTCTGCCAGCCGCCCTCAACGGCGCAGTAACTCATTGTGCACTGCCCGTTGCTCTGACCGACCAGTTGTGCACCGACATTAGCGGCGTTGCCCCAGAAGATCGAATTGATGACGTTAACCTGGACTTGTGAGCCCAGGTACAGTCCGCCGCCCCAACTTTCAGCGCCATCCCGGCGTCCGGTATTGTTGATGAAAGTGCAAAACCGGACCGTGCCGCGAGCCGTTTGGGAGAAGGACATCGCTCCGCCGTCGCCAGCGTTGTCATTGCGGGCGTTCGTTGTATTGCCCATGAACAGGCAGTTGAAGACATCAGACTCGGCACCGCTGCTATTGGTGAACATCG
The DNA window shown above is from Calditrichota bacterium and carries:
- a CDS encoding T9SS type A sorting domain-containing protein, whose product is MTSPAVRFALTAALLTFAALAPSASARLLRIPEDFQNLRTALTEARANDTVMLASNRYTGADNFNLTVPANVTVMSARGPLQCIIDGQFNENGSRGFIMSTGSKLIGLTITGMNQQCILDSLANNVLISNCILLDNRTALDIPVGLKIFNSTGVRVEHCLFQQNHSRGNGGALFNQASGGSSTVTVFNCIFDQNTSQRNGGAMFTNSSGAESDVFNCLFMGNTTNARNDNAGDGGAMSFSQTARGTVRFCTFINNTGRRDGAESWGGGLYLGSQVQVNVINSIFWGNAANVGAQLVGQSNGQCTMSYCAVEGGWQNNRIGTITVGQGNIEDNPEFVEGREPERGPQRGWNFFYLNQEDSPCVDAGSGQADALGVDTMFTDPGFQNDAGVADIGFHFSTSLFRRIGTITGFVRDLASGRGIAAATVTTSRYRTVLTDNRGAFLIIEHPIGQYWIRFSAPGFLDSLETGHDLTEDATDEYNVQLLHPEFTPSRNSVDETIFIGDSVEVGFTLQNTGNGPLEWQAQTRLTGAADRDPWTFRASINAGQRIPDDRLQGVVLADSFYYVAGKAGRDSMHLIYKINLAGNLVDSIYQPGNSVNGMVDITWDPVFSLIWGSQGRRVYGFNLQGEVLFEWDTPFNPVGAIAFDVLSEVIYVTGSTSTSHLFAYDREGNQILGVRSRGMRVYGLSYWPGPENRGLYLMHRPATPPALIYRYDPIVGDSDTVRIAPLPLEGGDYLGAWISGGLDIYSVVFFTVANIPRNSGSDRIDQWQFAANTSWMILDPSRGSLDPEDTQVFSLWLKPRNFPSGMHRGQIIFTHNAEGEMFDIPINLRLEVNAVPGERKIVSPEQFGFAGASPNPFNNSTTLSYRLDQPGRTSLAIYDLAGREVARLLDDFQLAGSHSLTLTASNWPSGVYLARLESNGLKSVMKVALLK